In a single window of the Bacillus clarus genome:
- a CDS encoding molybdenum cofactor biosynthesis protein MoaE — translation MGQVLFEIVDTPILVEEVTNKIVRREAGAITTFIGTVRELTKGKRTLHLEYEAYKPMAVKMLTQIGKEIKKKWPDAKIAITHRVGRLEIMDIAVVIAVSSPHRKVAYEANEYAIERIKQIVPIWKKEFWEDGTIWIGDQLENTPYPEGKPKKEE, via the coding sequence ATGGGACAAGTACTATTTGAAATCGTAGATACTCCGATTTTAGTCGAGGAAGTAACGAATAAGATAGTAAGAAGAGAAGCAGGTGCGATTACAACTTTTATTGGAACAGTAAGAGAATTAACAAAAGGAAAAAGAACGTTACATTTAGAGTATGAAGCATATAAACCGATGGCAGTAAAAATGCTTACTCAAATTGGAAAAGAAATTAAGAAAAAATGGCCGGATGCAAAAATAGCAATCACACACAGGGTAGGACGACTAGAAATAATGGATATTGCAGTTGTAATTGCAGTATCGTCACCGCATCGTAAAGTAGCTTATGAAGCGAATGAATACGCAATTGAACGCATAAAGCAAATCGTTCCAATTTGGAAAAAAGAATTTTGGGAAGATGGAACGATTTGGATTGGAGATCAGCTTGAAAATACTCCGTATCCAGAAGGAAAACCAAAGAAGGAAGAATGA
- a CDS encoding molybdopterin-synthase adenylyltransferase MoeB has product MIERYSRQQLFTPIGSKGQEKIRNKHVLIVGAGALGSASAEAFVRAGIGKLTIIDRDYVEWSNLQRQQLYAEQDAIEQLPKAIAAQNRLKQINSEVQIHALVMDARVENMEALLDAVDVMIDAADNFDIRFVINDLSQKYDIPWIYGSCVGGYGMSYTIIPKKTPCLHCVLKSVPVTGATCDTVGIISPAVQMVAAYQVAEAFKILVEDFSAIRKTFLMFDIWSNHHHSIKLGKIKTDNCPSCGTHRTYPYLSYENQTKTVVLCGRNTVQIRTAHNSQYNFDDLEKMLKKHGKVDRNPYLLSCQLDDYRMVIFQDGRVFIHGTNKIQKAKQIYYRLLG; this is encoded by the coding sequence ATGATAGAGCGGTATTCACGTCAACAGTTGTTCACTCCTATTGGAAGTAAAGGACAAGAGAAGATTAGAAATAAGCATGTGTTGATAGTAGGGGCAGGTGCACTAGGAAGTGCAAGTGCAGAAGCGTTTGTACGTGCAGGTATCGGAAAATTAACGATTATTGATCGTGATTATGTAGAATGGAGTAATTTACAGCGGCAACAACTTTACGCTGAACAAGATGCCATAGAACAGTTACCAAAAGCAATCGCAGCACAGAATCGTCTAAAACAAATCAATTCAGAAGTACAAATTCATGCTCTCGTGATGGATGCCAGAGTAGAAAATATGGAAGCTTTATTAGACGCTGTCGATGTAATGATTGATGCAGCAGATAATTTTGATATTCGATTTGTGATCAATGATCTATCACAAAAATATGATATTCCTTGGATTTATGGTTCTTGTGTCGGAGGATATGGCATGAGCTATACCATTATTCCGAAGAAAACACCGTGTTTACATTGTGTACTTAAAAGTGTTCCCGTTACAGGAGCAACGTGTGACACAGTTGGAATTATTAGCCCAGCTGTCCAAATGGTCGCAGCATATCAAGTGGCAGAAGCGTTCAAAATTTTAGTGGAAGATTTCTCAGCAATTAGAAAAACTTTTTTAATGTTTGATATATGGAGTAATCATCATCATTCTATCAAACTAGGAAAAATAAAAACGGACAATTGTCCTTCGTGCGGAACACATAGAACTTATCCTTATTTATCTTATGAAAATCAAACGAAGACAGTTGTTTTATGCGGAAGAAATACAGTTCAAATTAGAACGGCGCATAATAGTCAGTACAACTTTGACGATTTAGAAAAAATGCTAAAAAAACACGGGAAAGTAGATCGAAACCCGTATTTGCTATCTTGCCAACTAGATGATTATCGCATGGTCATTTTTCAAGATGGTCGTGTATTTATTCACGGGACAAATAAAATTCAAAAAGCGAAACAAATATACTATCGTTTATTAGGATAA
- the moaD gene encoding molybdopterin converting factor subunit 1, giving the protein MITILLFTNLREEVGSDQLVIIEKQEMNVHQLKEWLKGNYHLQSLDKVMVAINEEFATDEDIIKAGDTVAFIPPVSGG; this is encoded by the coding sequence ATGATTACAATTTTACTGTTTACAAATTTGCGAGAAGAAGTCGGCTCAGATCAATTAGTAATAATAGAAAAACAAGAGATGAATGTTCATCAATTAAAAGAATGGCTGAAAGGTAATTATCATTTACAATCGTTGGATAAAGTTATGGTAGCTATTAACGAAGAATTCGCAACAGACGAAGATATTATAAAAGCCGGAGATACCGTCGCGTTTATCCCACCTGTAAGCGGAGGATAA
- a CDS encoding DUF2294 domain-containing protein has translation MSKMVHEFNDMIRKLRKDLFGKGPERIHTVFAENMAIATLYGNLTPTEKFISGTLDGAEMVHMARTKMIQEVYAVNSREHLENLVGAKLVHLFSDMKVDEDIAVSVFVFDKNIT, from the coding sequence ATGTCAAAAATGGTACATGAATTTAACGATATGATACGAAAGCTTCGAAAAGATTTGTTCGGAAAAGGGCCGGAACGAATTCATACTGTATTTGCTGAGAATATGGCTATTGCCACACTTTATGGGAATTTGACACCTACTGAGAAATTCATTTCGGGAACTTTGGATGGCGCGGAAATGGTTCATATGGCTAGAACGAAAATGATTCAGGAAGTTTATGCTGTTAATTCTCGTGAACATTTGGAGAACCTTGTTGGGGCAAAATTAGTTCATCTGTTTTCGGATATGAAAGTAGACGAAGATATTGCAGTTTCAGTATTTGTCTTTGATAAAAATATAACGTGA
- the fdhD gene encoding formate dehydrogenase accessory sulfurtransferase FdhD translates to MKSIQVEREIFRYEQGEFKHIEDSIVTEFPVTVKMNGQEFVTMVSTPEYIEDMVIGFLASEGIIRKYEDIDEIWVQDKEGYVHVKTTKINPYYRDIQNKRYITSCCGMSRQGFVFANDALTAKKMNDIRVKISAQDCFRLMNDMQQSATTFQYTGGVHNAALCDVNGIILSRMDIGRHNALDKIYGHCLKNNISIGDKIIVFSGRISSEILLKVAKIGCEVILSKSAPTELALELAEQLGITTIGFIRNQSLNVYTHSERVVNMK, encoded by the coding sequence GTGAAATCGATACAGGTGGAACGGGAAATCTTCCGGTATGAGCAAGGGGAATTTAAGCATATAGAGGACAGCATTGTAACAGAGTTTCCAGTTACGGTTAAAATGAACGGACAGGAATTTGTTACAATGGTTAGTACTCCAGAGTATATTGAAGATATGGTAATAGGCTTTTTAGCATCTGAAGGTATTATCCGAAAGTATGAAGACATTGATGAAATATGGGTACAGGATAAAGAAGGATATGTACATGTAAAAACGACAAAAATTAATCCTTATTATCGTGACATCCAAAATAAGCGTTATATTACTTCATGCTGTGGAATGAGTAGACAAGGATTTGTTTTCGCAAACGATGCGCTGACTGCGAAGAAGATGAATGATATTCGCGTAAAGATCTCTGCGCAGGATTGTTTTCGATTAATGAATGATATGCAGCAATCTGCGACTACTTTTCAGTATACAGGCGGGGTTCATAATGCAGCTTTATGCGATGTGAATGGGATTATTTTAAGCCGAATGGATATAGGAAGACATAATGCTTTAGATAAAATTTATGGCCATTGTTTAAAAAATAATATTTCTATTGGTGATAAAATTATTGTTTTTAGTGGCCGTATATCTTCTGAAATCTTGTTAAAAGTTGCGAAAATTGGCTGTGAAGTAATATTGTCAAAATCCGCTCCCACTGAATTAGCACTAGAGCTAGCAGAACAGTTAGGAATTACGACAATAGGTTTTATTCGTAATCAATCTTTAAATGTATATACTCATTCAGAGCGGGTTGTAAATATGAAATAA
- the moaA gene encoding GTP 3',8-cyclase MoaA: MKSVTLDKLHRPLKDLRISVTDRCNFRCRYCMPEEIFGPDYSFLSNDKILSFDEIERMTRIFVSLGVRKLRITGGEPLLRKNLPELIQRLNKIDGVEDIGLTTNGSLLKKFAPDLYKAGLSRVTVSLDSLDEERFAYLNGNRSKVKTVLGGIQAAAEVGMKIKMNMVVQKGKNEQDIVQMAQYFKENKHILRFIEYMDVGNFNGWELGEVVSKQEILEMIHKVMPLERIEANYPGEVATRYRYIGSDEEIGIISSVTNSFCSSCTRARISAEGKLYTCLFASKGNDLRELLRSGYTDEEITDAIRDIWNNRSDRYSDERLSNTNKKTLPKIEMSHIGG; this comes from the coding sequence ATGAAATCTGTCACATTAGACAAATTGCACCGTCCTTTAAAGGATTTACGTATTTCTGTTACCGATCGCTGTAATTTTCGCTGTCGATATTGTATGCCGGAGGAAATATTTGGTCCGGATTATTCTTTTTTGTCTAATGATAAAATTTTATCTTTTGATGAAATTGAAAGGATGACACGTATTTTCGTTTCTTTAGGTGTAAGAAAGTTGCGTATTACTGGGGGAGAGCCTTTACTTCGGAAAAATCTTCCTGAACTAATCCAGCGACTTAACAAAATTGATGGAGTAGAGGATATCGGTTTGACTACAAATGGATCTTTACTTAAGAAATTTGCTCCTGATTTATATAAGGCGGGTTTATCACGTGTGACAGTTAGTTTGGATTCTTTGGACGAAGAACGTTTTGCTTATTTAAATGGGAATAGAAGTAAAGTGAAAACGGTTCTTGGAGGAATACAGGCTGCAGCGGAAGTCGGGATGAAAATTAAAATGAACATGGTTGTTCAAAAAGGAAAAAATGAACAGGACATCGTTCAGATGGCGCAATACTTTAAAGAGAATAAGCACATTCTTCGGTTTATTGAATATATGGATGTCGGTAATTTTAACGGCTGGGAATTAGGAGAGGTAGTCTCTAAACAAGAGATATTAGAGATGATTCATAAAGTTATGCCGCTGGAACGAATTGAAGCAAACTATCCTGGTGAAGTTGCTACTCGCTATCGTTATATTGGTAGTGATGAGGAAATAGGAATTATTTCATCTGTAACAAATTCTTTCTGTTCATCATGTACAAGAGCTCGTATTTCCGCAGAAGGAAAATTATATACTTGTTTGTTTGCTTCTAAAGGAAATGATCTTAGAGAATTACTTCGTTCTGGGTATACTGATGAGGAGATTACCGATGCTATTCGTGATATTTGGAATAATCGTTCAGATCGCTATTCAGATGAACGGCTAAGCAATACAAATAAAAAAACATTGCCAAAAATTGAAATGTCGCATATTGGTGGTTGA
- a CDS encoding cation diffusion facilitator family transporter, giving the protein MNGNRKSSLLAAWISVISNIFLTFIKIIVGLLFKSQVLLADGIHNAADVVASVASLGSMKISNQPADEDHPYGHGKAEVISSGIVAIILTLAALFMAYESIKALFHPATEPHMIAFIAAIVSLVWKQILYVYTIRIGQKANSKGLIATAYDHLADVYASIAAVIGIGIALLNNIFPIPYAAYGDPLAGIIVSFFVLKLAISMGKEAVYILMEGGLPTEKCSEYKKIIQAHPLVQRIDRMRAREHGHYILIDVRISVPAYLSIQQGHDICREIKTAIMKHDPEVDEVLIHLNPWYTGK; this is encoded by the coding sequence ATGAATGGAAACCGGAAATCTTCTTTATTGGCAGCGTGGATTAGTGTAATTAGCAATATATTTTTAACTTTTATCAAAATTATAGTAGGTTTACTTTTTAAAAGTCAGGTATTATTAGCTGATGGAATTCATAATGCTGCTGATGTTGTAGCATCGGTAGCATCATTGGGGTCAATGAAAATTTCAAACCAACCAGCTGATGAGGATCATCCCTATGGCCATGGTAAAGCAGAAGTCATTTCCTCAGGAATTGTAGCTATTATTTTAACTCTAGCAGCTTTATTTATGGCATACGAATCAATAAAAGCATTATTCCATCCAGCGACTGAGCCTCATATGATTGCTTTTATAGCGGCTATTGTTTCTTTAGTTTGGAAACAAATCTTATATGTATATACAATACGGATTGGTCAAAAAGCAAATAGTAAAGGTCTTATCGCAACTGCTTATGACCATCTTGCTGATGTTTATGCTTCAATTGCTGCTGTTATTGGAATTGGAATTGCTTTGTTAAACAATATATTTCCAATCCCATATGCAGCTTATGGTGATCCGTTAGCTGGTATAATTGTTTCCTTTTTTGTTTTAAAGCTTGCAATTAGTATGGGGAAAGAAGCTGTATATATATTAATGGAAGGTGGTCTACCTACTGAGAAATGTAGTGAATATAAGAAAATAATTCAGGCACATCCATTGGTGCAAAGGATTGATAGAATGCGTGCTCGTGAACATGGCCACTATATTTTGATTGATGTTAGGATTAGTGTTCCGGCCTATTTAAGTATCCAACAAGGACACGATATTTGTAGAGAGATAAAAACGGCTATTATGAAACATGATCCAGAAGTAGATGAAGTACTCATACACTTAAACCCGTGGTATACAGGAAAGTGA
- a CDS encoding DUF1641 domain-containing protein: MAAPIKAIQKQELTEEEQKQQKLEDLKLLLANNEEALNQMFNIVGELNDIGVLEAANSMLKAKEPIAKIVLGQVTREPVTNLINNMMGAAGALTELNPELTKKLVSSVLTGMDEGNQHLQSNKKVGILDLMKVLKDPDINRAIGFGLHFLKGMGKGLKDE; this comes from the coding sequence ATGGCAGCACCTATTAAAGCGATCCAAAAGCAGGAGCTAACTGAGGAAGAACAAAAACAACAAAAGCTAGAAGATTTAAAGCTACTCTTAGCTAATAATGAAGAAGCTTTAAATCAAATGTTTAATATTGTAGGTGAACTGAATGACATTGGAGTGCTAGAAGCAGCAAATTCTATGCTTAAAGCGAAAGAACCAATCGCAAAAATTGTTCTAGGACAAGTTACTCGTGAACCAGTTACAAATTTAATTAATAATATGATGGGCGCTGCAGGAGCTTTAACAGAACTTAATCCGGAGCTTACTAAAAAACTTGTAAGTAGTGTATTAACGGGTATGGATGAAGGAAACCAGCATCTGCAAAGTAATAAAAAAGTAGGAATACTGGACCTTATGAAAGTACTTAAGGATCCAGATATTAATCGTGCTATCGGATTCGGACTTCATTTCTTAAAAGGCATGGGTAAAGGGTTAAAAGACGAATAG
- the glp gene encoding gephyrin-like molybdotransferase Glp, which yields MERRVPIAVEEAVRKVMEFANRGLKELLPLELAYGRTLAEDLVADHDVPSFDRSPYDGFAIRAEDTASASYENPTLFEVIGEIGAGSVFPQEVGAFQAVRIMTGAQIPKGCNAVIMLELIRQYEDAGKNYMEVKRPFKKGDNISFQGEDACKGKILAKRGCYINPGISALLATFGYSEVPVAKKPVIGVLATGSELLDVNESLQPGKIRNSNTYMILSQIRRAGGRVKYFGKFSDDLNTCFTVVKEALSQVDMLITTGGVSVGDYDYLPAIYEKLGASVLFDKVAMRPGSVTTVAQLNKKLLFGLSGNPSACYVGFELFVKPSIRTYMFSEKAHLKREKALLGEDFLKPNPFTRFVRAKLKYNEGQLIVYPSGFDKSSSVSSLVESNAFIVLPGGTRGYKKEMFVDVLLLEDNEGSEWPWSDIIPFYKARGSDGTSTI from the coding sequence ATGGAAAGAAGAGTGCCGATTGCCGTTGAAGAGGCCGTCCGTAAAGTAATGGAATTTGCCAATCGTGGTCTAAAAGAACTACTGCCACTTGAATTAGCTTACGGACGTACATTAGCAGAGGATTTAGTAGCTGATCACGATGTTCCTTCCTTCGATCGCTCACCATATGATGGGTTTGCTATTAGGGCAGAAGATACTGCCTCGGCAAGTTATGAGAATCCAACTTTATTTGAAGTAATTGGCGAAATTGGAGCAGGTTCCGTATTTCCTCAAGAGGTAGGAGCATTTCAAGCAGTTCGAATTATGACTGGGGCGCAAATTCCGAAAGGATGTAACGCAGTTATAATGCTAGAACTGATTCGTCAATATGAAGATGCTGGAAAAAACTATATGGAAGTGAAACGCCCATTCAAAAAAGGGGACAATATTTCTTTTCAAGGTGAAGATGCATGTAAAGGGAAGATTCTTGCGAAGAGAGGTTGTTATATTAATCCGGGTATTTCAGCTCTCCTTGCTACATTCGGTTACAGCGAAGTGCCAGTTGCCAAAAAGCCTGTAATTGGAGTGCTAGCGACTGGGAGTGAGCTTCTTGATGTCAATGAATCACTACAACCTGGGAAAATTCGGAATAGTAATACGTATATGATATTGTCCCAAATTCGAAGAGCGGGTGGAAGAGTAAAGTACTTTGGGAAGTTTAGTGACGATTTGAATACGTGCTTTACAGTTGTAAAAGAAGCGTTAAGCCAAGTTGATATGTTAATTACAACCGGTGGTGTTTCAGTAGGAGATTACGATTATTTGCCAGCTATATACGAAAAATTAGGGGCATCGGTTCTTTTCGACAAAGTTGCAATGCGGCCAGGCAGCGTCACAACTGTAGCACAATTAAATAAAAAACTATTATTTGGATTATCAGGTAATCCTTCTGCTTGTTATGTAGGCTTTGAATTATTTGTAAAACCTAGCATTCGTACTTATATGTTTAGTGAAAAAGCACATTTAAAACGAGAAAAAGCATTATTAGGAGAAGATTTTCTAAAACCTAATCCATTTACAAGATTTGTACGAGCGAAGCTTAAATATAACGAAGGACAACTAATCGTCTATCCATCAGGATTTGATAAATCTAGTTCAGTTTCTTCATTAGTAGAATCAAACGCTTTTATCGTACTACCAGGCGGTACGAGAGGATATAAAAAAGAGATGTTTGTAGATGTTCTCTTATTAGAAGATAACGAAGGTAGTGAATGGCCTTGGAGCGATATTATTCCATTTTATAAAGCGAGGGGTTCTGATGGGACAAGTACTATTTGA
- a CDS encoding formate/nitrite transporter family protein, whose translation MAFHKPEQIAELVIESGVQKVRQSLSVMLILGFLGGAFISLGFLLNIRVLGNVPQQWGSLVNFIGGAVFPIGLMLVVLAGGELITGNMMSLSMALYARKISLKNVLNNWVWITLTNFAGALFVAYCFGHLGGLTEGAYLNKTIAIAQDKLHESFGRTLILAIGCNWLVCLAIWLAYGTNDLIGKIVGIWIPIMAFVVIGFQQVVANMFVISAVIFAGHLTWMDLAKNFVPVFIGNVIGGAGFVGFAYFSCYQKQSAIEKDVLKK comes from the coding sequence ATGGCATTTCATAAACCGGAACAAATCGCTGAGCTTGTGATTGAATCCGGTGTTCAAAAGGTAAGGCAATCGCTATCCGTAATGCTTATTCTCGGCTTTTTAGGAGGGGCATTCATCTCGTTAGGATTTTTGCTTAATATTCGCGTTCTAGGTAATGTACCTCAGCAATGGGGAAGTTTAGTGAATTTTATAGGAGGAGCGGTTTTTCCTATAGGACTTATGCTCGTTGTCTTAGCAGGAGGAGAATTAATTACGGGAAACATGATGTCACTGTCCATGGCACTGTATGCACGGAAAATTTCATTGAAAAATGTGTTAAATAATTGGGTTTGGATTACTTTAACTAACTTTGCGGGTGCACTTTTCGTAGCTTATTGTTTCGGTCACCTTGGTGGGCTAACAGAGGGGGCATACTTAAATAAAACGATAGCGATAGCTCAAGATAAGTTACATGAATCGTTTGGGAGAACTTTAATTTTAGCAATCGGTTGTAACTGGCTCGTTTGTCTTGCAATTTGGTTGGCTTATGGAACGAACGATTTGATTGGGAAGATTGTTGGAATTTGGATTCCTATTATGGCATTTGTAGTAATTGGATTTCAGCAAGTAGTAGCAAATATGTTTGTCATTTCAGCAGTTATTTTTGCTGGTCATCTTACGTGGATGGATCTTGCGAAAAACTTTGTTCCTGTCTTTATCGGAAATGTAATTGGTGGAGCTGGATTTGTTGGGTTTGCGTATTTTTCTTGTTACCAGAAACAAAGTGCTATCGAGAAAGATGTATTGAAAAAATGA
- the fdhF gene encoding formate dehydrogenase subunit alpha, producing the protein MNDSMVHITIDGKEYSAKPGSTILGIINQNEIEHPQICYVPEVDPIQTCDTCIVEVDGKLVRSCSTVATNGMNIELSSISAKAAQTEAMDRLLENHLLYCTVCDNNNGNCKLHNTAELMEIEHQKYPYKPKVDVSEVDMSHPFYRYDPNQCIACGQCVEVCQNLQVNETLSIDWEAERPRVIWDDGAAINDSSCVSCGQCVTICPCNALMEKSMLGEAGFMTGLKPDILEPMVDLIKEVEPGYSGIFAVSEVEAAMRETRTKKTKTVCTFCGVGCSFEVWTKGRKILKVQPTSEAPVNAISTCVKGKFGWDFVNSEERLTKPLIRKSGTFVESTWEEALDLVANKLGSIKQQYGKGSVGFISSSKITNEDNYVIQKLARQVFETNNVDNCSRYCQSPATDGLFRTIGMGGDAGTIKDIAQAGLVIIVGSNPTEGHPVLATRVKRAHKLHGQKLIVADLRKTEMAERSNIFISPKQGTDQVWLMAVTKYMIDQGWHDQQFIDENVNFFEDFKDSLAEYTLEYAEKITGISKETLVQMAEMIRDADGTCILWGMGVTQNTGGSDTSAAISNLLLATGNYRRPGAGAYPLRGHNNVQGACDMGTLPGWLPGYQHVTDDIERAKFEIAYGVKIDNKPGLNNIQMLHAIEEGKMKAMYLVGEDMALVDSNANHVHEVLSSLDFFVVQDVFLSKTAQYADVVLPVAPSLEKEGTFTNTERRVQRLYQVLPTLEDAKPDWWIVQAIANKLGANWNYSHPSEIFAEMASLSPLFAKANYEVLEGWNSFHWGSFEGTNTPLLFQDGFNFPDKKARFAIADWVRPAEFPAEYDLHINNGRMLEHFHEGNMTNKSNGIQAKVPVVFVEVSPELAGERGVKTGSLVRLVSPFGALKLRALVTDRVKANELYLPMNSTDKESAINFLTGPAVDQRTNTPAYKQTKVRMEVLQVEGENPMPKANPRNKKRHPQNGIEVNRKWARPGYVHLTDN; encoded by the coding sequence ATGAACGACAGCATGGTTCATATTACAATCGACGGCAAAGAATATAGTGCTAAGCCGGGTTCAACTATCTTAGGCATCATTAATCAGAATGAGATTGAACATCCACAAATCTGTTATGTGCCTGAAGTGGATCCTATTCAAACATGTGATACTTGTATTGTAGAAGTTGATGGAAAACTTGTGCGATCCTGCTCGACAGTAGCGACGAACGGTATGAATATTGAGTTGTCCTCTATTAGTGCCAAGGCAGCACAAACAGAGGCGATGGACCGCTTATTGGAAAACCATTTACTTTACTGTACGGTCTGTGACAACAATAATGGGAACTGTAAATTGCATAATACGGCAGAATTAATGGAAATTGAGCATCAAAAATATCCTTACAAGCCAAAAGTAGATGTGAGTGAGGTTGACATGTCTCATCCATTTTATCGCTATGACCCGAATCAATGTATTGCATGCGGTCAATGTGTAGAGGTTTGTCAAAACTTGCAAGTAAACGAAACGTTATCTATTGATTGGGAGGCAGAGCGCCCTCGTGTTATTTGGGACGACGGAGCGGCTATTAACGATTCTTCATGTGTAAGCTGCGGTCAATGTGTAACGATTTGTCCTTGTAATGCTTTAATGGAGAAATCTATGCTTGGTGAAGCTGGATTTATGACTGGGCTGAAGCCGGACATTCTTGAGCCTATGGTTGATCTTATAAAAGAAGTTGAACCCGGGTACAGCGGTATTTTCGCTGTGTCAGAAGTAGAAGCTGCGATGCGCGAAACTCGTACGAAGAAAACGAAAACGGTATGTACGTTCTGTGGTGTAGGGTGCTCATTTGAAGTGTGGACGAAAGGACGTAAAATTCTTAAAGTACAACCAACTTCTGAGGCGCCGGTTAACGCAATTTCTACTTGTGTAAAAGGAAAATTTGGTTGGGATTTCGTAAATTCTGAAGAACGCCTCACTAAGCCTTTAATTCGTAAAAGTGGAACATTTGTTGAATCAACTTGGGAAGAAGCACTGGATTTAGTTGCAAATAAATTAGGCTCCATTAAACAACAATATGGTAAAGGTTCTGTAGGTTTTATCTCTTCTTCTAAAATTACGAACGAAGACAATTATGTTATTCAAAAATTAGCTCGACAAGTGTTCGAAACGAACAACGTTGATAACTGCTCTCGTTATTGTCAATCACCAGCAACAGATGGATTGTTCCGTACAATTGGTATGGGCGGAGATGCAGGAACAATTAAAGATATTGCACAAGCAGGCCTTGTTATTATCGTGGGCTCAAATCCAACAGAAGGTCATCCAGTGTTAGCTACTCGTGTGAAACGTGCGCATAAACTTCACGGTCAAAAACTAATTGTTGCCGATCTGCGTAAAACCGAAATGGCAGAGCGTTCAAATATCTTTATTAGTCCAAAGCAAGGAACAGACCAAGTGTGGTTAATGGCTGTTACCAAATATATGATTGATCAAGGCTGGCATGATCAACAGTTTATCGATGAGAATGTAAACTTCTTTGAAGATTTCAAAGATAGTCTGGCAGAATATACACTTGAATATGCAGAGAAGATTACAGGCATTTCAAAAGAAACTCTCGTTCAAATGGCAGAAATGATTCGTGATGCAGACGGTACTTGTATTCTTTGGGGAATGGGTGTAACTCAAAATACGGGTGGTTCAGATACTTCGGCTGCGATTTCAAACTTACTTCTTGCAACAGGAAATTATCGTCGTCCAGGTGCTGGTGCGTATCCGCTTCGAGGTCATAACAATGTACAAGGTGCTTGTGATATGGGAACTCTCCCAGGATGGCTTCCAGGGTATCAGCACGTTACCGACGATATAGAACGTGCAAAATTTGAAATAGCTTACGGGGTGAAAATTGATAACAAACCAGGTCTCAACAACATTCAAATGCTTCACGCAATTGAAGAAGGGAAAATGAAAGCTATGTATCTTGTTGGCGAGGATATGGCCCTTGTAGACTCTAACGCAAATCATGTACATGAAGTTTTATCAAGTCTGGATTTCTTTGTCGTTCAAGATGTTTTCCTTTCTAAAACTGCTCAATATGCCGATGTAGTATTACCAGTAGCGCCATCTCTTGAAAAAGAAGGTACTTTTACAAATACAGAGCGTCGTGTACAAAGACTATATCAAGTACTTCCTACGCTGGAAGATGCGAAACCAGACTGGTGGATCGTACAAGCGATTGCAAATAAATTAGGCGCAAACTGGAATTATAGCCATCCAAGTGAAATCTTTGCTGAAATGGCAAGTTTATCGCCACTTTTCGCAAAAGCAAACTATGAAGTGCTTGAAGGCTGGAACAGTTTCCATTGGGGAAGTTTTGAAGGAACGAATACACCGCTTCTTTTCCAAGATGGATTTAACTTCCCAGACAAAAAAGCTCGTTTCGCGATAGCTGACTGGGTACGCCCTGCTGAATTCCCAGCGGAATACGATCTTCATATTAATAATGGTCGTATGCTTGAACATTTTCATGAAGGTAACATGACAAATAAATCAAATGGTATTCAAGCTAAAGTGCCTGTTGTTTTCGTTGAAGTTTCTCCAGAACTTGCAGGGGAACGTGGAGTCAAAACTGGTTCGTTAGTACGCCTTGTTTCTCCTTTTGGAGCACTTAAATTACGTGCACTTGTAACGGATCGTGTAAAAGCAAATGAGCTTTATTTACCGATGAACTCGACTGATAAAGAATCAGCGATTAATTTCCTAACGGGTCCTGCGGTCGATCAACGTACGAATACGCCTGCATATAAACAAACGAAAGTTCGTATGGAAGTGTTACAAGTAGAAGGTGAAAATCCGATGCCAAAAGCGAATCCTCGTAATAAAAAGCGTCACCCTCAAAATGGGATTGAGGTAAATCGCAAGTGGGCTCGTCCAGGATACGTACACTTAACGGATAACTAG